One window of Pirellulales bacterium genomic DNA carries:
- a CDS encoding PhoH family protein, with protein sequence MTQNTISVLDSRTLLSLFGPRDQHLRKIRSALGVEISARDGRIRIEGDETAVSRATDVFEQLRAVADQQGAVAEQDVDLALSSVTGEESIANHAPIAVHKAGRNVRPRTPGQAEYINAIAQHDLILCTGPAGTGKTYLAVAMAAAALKQEQIRKIVLVRPAVEAGESLGYLPGDLQAKINPYLRPLLDALREMMDYDQIRRYTELDVIEMIPLAYMRGRTLNDAFIILDEAQNTTVAQMKMFLTRMGMNSKIVVSGDTTQVDLPSHVRSGLVDAMVRLEGLAGACQVRLTGRDIVRHRLVQEIVRAYEEEPKRKR encoded by the coding sequence ATGACACAAAACACCATTTCGGTTCTCGACTCTCGGACACTGCTCTCGCTGTTTGGACCCCGCGACCAGCATCTGCGGAAGATCCGTTCCGCCCTGGGCGTGGAAATTTCCGCGCGAGACGGCCGCATTCGCATCGAAGGGGACGAAACCGCCGTGTCGCGCGCGACCGACGTCTTTGAACAACTTCGAGCCGTGGCGGACCAACAAGGGGCGGTGGCGGAGCAAGATGTTGATCTCGCGCTGTCCAGCGTCACCGGGGAAGAAAGCATCGCCAATCACGCGCCGATAGCGGTCCACAAGGCCGGCCGGAATGTTCGTCCCCGCACGCCGGGACAGGCCGAATACATTAACGCCATAGCGCAACACGATTTGATTTTGTGCACGGGCCCAGCGGGTACAGGCAAGACCTACTTGGCGGTAGCCATGGCAGCGGCGGCGCTGAAGCAAGAGCAGATTCGCAAAATTGTATTGGTCCGTCCGGCCGTCGAGGCAGGGGAAAGCCTTGGCTATCTGCCGGGCGATTTGCAGGCTAAAATAAATCCTTATCTCCGGCCGTTGCTGGACGCCTTGCGCGAAATGATGGATTACGACCAAATTCGTCGTTATACCGAACTGGACGTGATCGAGATGATTCCCTTGGCTTATATGCGCGGCAGGACGCTCAACGATGCCTTCATCATTCTGGACGAGGCGCAAAACACCACCGTTGCCCAGATGAAAATGTTTTTGACGCGGATGGGTATGAATTCCAAGATCGTGGTGTCAGGAGATACGACCCAGGTCGATTTACCCTCGCACGTGCGCAGCGGGCTGGTGGATGCCATGGTCCGGCTGGAAGGGTTGGCTGGCGCGTGCCAGGTTCGGCTAACAGGCCGTGATATTGTCCGGCACCGGCTGGTGCAGGAAATAGTGCGGGCCTACGAAGAGGAACCCAAACGAAAACGATAG